The following are encoded together in the Bacteroidota bacterium genome:
- a CDS encoding pyridoxal phosphate-dependent aminotransferase family protein: MDIFKKISERPGPLGQYSSYAHGYFMFPTLEGEISNRMKFRGEEKIIWSLNNYLGLANHPEVREADAQGAAEFGLARPMGARMMSGDSPYHQQLENELSEFVRKDDTFLLNFGYQGVVSILDCILDRHDILVYDAESHACIVDGARLHMGKRFAFKHNDMESLEKQLQHASALVTDKGGILVVSEGVFGMSGNQGDLKGIVELKKKFNFRIFIDDAHGFGVMGPKGEGTHIHQDVQDEIDMYFSTFAKSMASIGAFVSANKEIITYLRYNMRSQIYAKSLPLPLVIGDLKRLDLIRRSTEHKDKLWVVVNKLQEGLTERGLDIGTTNSCVTPVYLKGSVPEAANLIIDLRENYGIFCSLVVYPVIPKGEIMIRIVASANHTDDDIQKTLDAFTEIKQKLNDKYYSTEEVIFPNK; encoded by the coding sequence ATGGATATTTTCAAAAAGATTTCAGAAAGACCTGGACCATTAGGTCAGTATTCTTCTTATGCACATGGATATTTCATGTTCCCAACATTGGAAGGAGAGATTTCGAATCGGATGAAATTTAGAGGGGAAGAAAAAATTATTTGGAGTTTAAACAATTACCTTGGCCTGGCCAACCACCCTGAAGTTAGGGAAGCTGATGCTCAAGGAGCAGCAGAATTTGGACTTGCTCGTCCTATGGGAGCCAGAATGATGTCAGGTGATTCTCCATATCATCAACAATTAGAAAACGAATTATCTGAATTTGTTAGAAAAGATGATACTTTTTTACTCAACTTTGGTTATCAAGGAGTTGTTTCAATCCTAGATTGTATTTTAGATAGACATGATATATTGGTATATGATGCTGAGTCACACGCATGTATTGTAGATGGCGCAAGACTTCATATGGGTAAACGCTTTGCGTTTAAGCACAATGACATGGAAAGCCTTGAAAAGCAACTCCAGCATGCATCTGCACTTGTTACTGATAAAGGAGGAATCCTTGTCGTTAGTGAAGGTGTATTTGGAATGTCAGGTAATCAAGGAGATTTGAAAGGTATTGTTGAATTAAAGAAAAAATTTAACTTCAGAATATTTATTGATGATGCGCATGGTTTTGGTGTTATGGGTCCAAAAGGAGAAGGAACTCATATTCATCAGGATGTTCAGGATGAAATTGATATGTATTTCTCAACATTTGCTAAATCAATGGCCAGTATAGGTGCTTTTGTATCAGCAAACAAAGAAATCATAACTTACTTGAGGTATAATATGCGTTCTCAGATATACGCAAAGTCATTGCCACTCCCTCTTGTTATTGGAGATTTAAAACGTCTTGATTTAATCAGACGAAGTACTGAACACAAAGATAAACTTTGGGTAGTTGTTAATAAATTGCAAGAAGGACTTACAGAAAGAGGTTTAGATATAGGAACAACAAATTCATGTGTTACACCTGTTTATCTGAAAGGAAGTGTTCCTGAAGCAGCAAATTTGATTATTGACCTTCGCGAAAATTATGGTATCTTCTGTTCATTAGTTGTTTACCCTGTTATTCCAAAAGGGGAAATAATGATCAGAATTGTTGC